A region of the Phaseolus vulgaris cultivar G19833 chromosome 11, P. vulgaris v2.0, whole genome shotgun sequence genome:
tatatatatacttatttgaaattttttatatgatttttccTAAAACAGtactaaaattaaagaaaaaaacagaTGGAGAAATTTGACTGTTAAAACAACCAAACCCTAGCTCTCACTTCTTCTCTCTTCAGCCACTGGAATTTGCAGAGCAGCAATCACCAGCAGGTAGTTTTATACGTTTTCTTCACTTTTATTGCGTTTCTTTTGCTGTTCAGAGTAACTATTCTCCTTCTCCAGAAGAACCAATGGAAAATGAAGTTTGAATCAGTAGTTATATGAACATCCGCAGGAAACATAAGTTTCACTGTTTTTTCTATTTGTGTTGCCGTGTTTCTTAacaaatttaatgttttttgcATTTGGGCTTGATTTGTGAGCAATTATggtgtagatttttttttcccaCTATTTCCTGTAAGTGTTGTTGACACTATGTTTTGgcctcttttttttcttctcattgtTGATTCATGTTGTTTCTTTCGTACATCATTCATTTATTAATGGAGTGCCTCCTGCACTGTGGTTTTCAACACTTGATTGAGGATGGTAATTGGGAGTGGAATAGTAACATCAACCTAAAACAACTATTTCAGGATATTTAGTTTAATCATTCACACTTGCTTTCACTGTTGAACCAAGGTGCTACATCCAATTTAACGGATCATGAAGTATGAAATTATTAGTATAATTCTTACTACGGTTATGTAAAGTGTGGTTGTAGCATACTTCATCATTCTTCTATTAATTGATTCTCTAGATTTGTTAGAGGAGTTAAATTACACATGTCGCAATGTACAATATCAATAACAATACTTGTGTTTGAAGGCTAAAATACAAAACTAATACAGGAATTTATAGAGGAAGAGTTACAGGATAAGAGTGAGATCAAAATCATGTTAATCAAAAGTAACTTTGCTACCTCTAAACCATACTAAATATTCTATCCTTTATTCCAGGTCATATCCAAACTGCTGTAGATACTGACAAGGTAAGAAACCAACTTATCTCTCTTTTTGTCTCTGGACTGCAATGGCGAAGAAGCAAGAGAAGAAGGTGAACGTCTCCGGCAAACCGAAGCACTCTCTCGACGTTAACCGCAGCAATGACTCGAAGAAGGAGAGGCGCTCCGCCGCCACCGTGCGCCGCCTCAAGATGTACAAGACCAGACCCGTTCGCGACCGAAAAGGCAAAGTCCTCTCCAATGAGTTTCagtccaaggatcttcccagcACACGTATTCAACCTGATCGCCGATGGTTCGGTATGTCCAATTTCGTAACAATAATCACTTAAATGCTTAATTCAAAAATAAGAATCGCGTTTCATCAACTTGAACTTGCGAATATTACAATCCGCAGGGAATACGCGTGTTGTGAATCAGAAGGAGCTCGAGTTCTTCCGGGAAGAGCTGCAGAGTCGCATGTCGAGTAATTACAATGTGATTCTTAAAGAGAAGAAACTGCCGCTGTCATTGCTCAATGATCACCAGAAGGTTTGTTTGTTAGGTTCTGCGTTTTTGGTGAATGAGTTGTGTgcgtttttttaaaataaaaatgataatgaaTTTATTAATGGTTTATGGATTTTGAATGTAGCAAGTTAGAGTTCATCTGCTTGATAGAGAGCCTTTTCAAGATGCTTTTGGACCTAAGACCAAAAGAAAGCGCCCCAGCCTCTTGGCTGCTGACTACGAGTCCTTGCTGAAGAAAGCTGATGGTTCTCAAGGTAAAAGGATGGTTTCTCTGTGAATTTGTAGGTTGGATGGGCAACGGGGTTGTGTTGTTATCTTTAAAAGTTTAGAACCTGTTTGCTGGTGTGTATGTTCTgagaaaaactatttttgagTGAAAAAATTCATAAAGGTTACATAAGTTTCTCCGAATAAGTAAATCTCAAGAACAAAGAAGTTTAGTTATTTATGTCTTGTTAACTCTTTTTTCTAAAGTAGTTTACTATTCTAAAAGTTATCTGTCCTACATTTCACTAGATCACTTAAGAAAACAGGAGATGGGAAATGTTTTTGTAGAAGTTAGAAATAATAGCTCAAgaagttatatttttaaattgagatTCTGTTTCTTATCTAAGCACCCATTGGTCTATTAGTTGTTTTATGATGGTGCACTTAACAGATTCACTTAATTGAAACTGAatagtaacttttttgtttattttgtggGAATTCTTGTTTTATGTGATCTGTAGTTTCTTTCTACAAATTAATTGTGCTTTACTTAGTGTGAGATTATTGTCATTCCTTCTTTGCTATGGTATTTTGCAGATGTGTTTGAACAGAAGCGTGGTTCTAGTGCATCTGGAGAAGCTGATGATGGGGATGGATTTAGAGATTTAGTGCGACATACCATGTTCGAAAAGGGTCAAAGTAAACGCATATGGGGCGAGCTTTACAAAGTGATAGATTCGTCTGATGTTGTTGTACAGGTAGCATTTTTAGATTTTCTCGTGTCTATGTTTCTGCAATGGTGTGCATGTGTTTGTTTCAATTAGATATGATTGTGCCACAGAAAAAATGTGCTCTATGATAGGCATTTCTGATATGTTGCTCTGTCAGTGTAAGGTCACTTTTAGGTCTTAtctcaaatttgaaaaaatgtcttggttaatattttccatttttaaaGCAACTTTCTTTTTTGTGCTCCTTTTGTGCTTTGTTTAGATAAAGGGTCTATGGTAGGTCAGATTTCTTTGAACACAAGTCCTTGAAGTTGTCCAACAGATCCATCTTCTCTTCCTCAAAGTTTGAATACTTTATGCATCCTAATGCAGGTTCTAGATGCGAGGGATCCACAAGGCACAAGATGTTACCATTTAGAGAAGCATTTGAAGGAAAATTGTAAGCACAAACACATGGTGCTTTTATTGAACAAGGTTAGTGACAACATGATTTGTTTTTAACATTACTCTAAAATGTTAAGTGCCCTATATTGCTATTATCTGACTTAAAGCAAACTTAATTTTATTTCCCCCTTTTCAGTGTGATCTAGTTCCTGCTTGGGCAACAAAAGGATGGCTTAGAGTTTTGTCTAAAGAATTTCCAACTCTGGCATTCCATGCAAACATTAACAAGTCCTTTGGAAAAGTATTTCTGATACACCTGATCTTCATTTAATTTGTTTGGTTTATGTGCCAATTTTGTTAATTTATGAAAGAAATATAACTGAAACTTGATATAGCTATTCTGCATCTCCTGCTATGTGCTATTTTCTTATTTGTCATTATTGTGCGTAGGGTTCTCTTCTATCT
Encoded here:
- the LOC137819221 gene encoding nuclear/nucleolar GTPase 2-like, with translation MAKKQEKKVNVSGKPKHSLDVNRSNDSKKERRSAATVRRLKMYKTRPVRDRKGKVLSNEFQSKDLPSTRIQPDRRWFGNTRVVNQKELEFFREELQSRMSSNYNVILKEKKLPLSLLNDHQKQVRVHLLDREPFQDAFGPKTKRKRPSLLAADYESLLKKADGSQDVFEQKRGSSASGEADDGDGFRDLVRHTMFEKGQSKRIWGELYKVIDSSDVVVQVLDARDPQGTRCYHLEKHLKENCKHKHMVLLLNKCDLVPAWATKGWLRVLSKEFPTLAFHANINKSFGKGSLLSVLRQFARLKRDKQAISVGFVGYPNVGKSSVINTLRTKNVCKVAPIPGETKVWQYITLTKRIFLIDCPGVVYHNKDSETDVVLKGVVRVTNLKDAADHIGEVLKRVKKAHLERAYKIKEWDDENDFLLQLCKSSGKLLKGGEPDLMTGAKMVLHDWQRGRIPFFVPPPKQEEESEEPNVNGVDIDDAVDGNEASAAIKAIADVLSSQQQISVPVQKDLYSENELKGEATDQTPNHNAEDIPPSDSDTSEQDSPTKIPSELDPTIES